Genomic segment of Fischerella sp. PCC 9605:
TTTCTCGCGCTATGCGTCTCGATTGGGAATGTTTTCCCGATCGTTCCATAAATAAATAATGGTGAAGCGTGATCATTATTCTTTTTCTTTATGAATGCCTTTTTACTTTTTAATGAGTGCTTTGTTCGGTCAATAAAATGTACCCATGAGTGCGATCGCTTAAGTTCACTTTAAGATTTTTTGACTTCACACTTCGTTAGCCCTATAGTTCCTTTCACGAATTTCTCATCAAAGGTGTAGAGTTGAGTATGATGCTGACTTTGGGCTAAGTGAAAAGCATCCGCAAAATCTAAGCCAATCTCATGCCATTGCAACACTTGAGCAATTAAACTGGCATTTGTTCAGATGAACATTCAGTAAACCAAAAAGCTTTCGCAATGCTGTACATATTTCTTCTCGTTGAAATTTATATGCGAATCTTAGTACCCATTCTGTTTCGAGAATAACTATGTCTGGTATAAAAACATCATGATTTTGGAAAATCTCTAGACTCTGTTGATACTGTAATTTATCATCTTGGGTCAATAGCCGTACAATAATATTAGTATCAACCGCGACCATGCCACGATTCCTCTATACCTTGGCAGATAGCATTCTCCATATCTTCAATAGTTTTTGGCGTGCCTTGATATTTCAAACATCCTGCAACCTCATCTAAAGTAGTTTCAGGAAAAGATTTCTTTGGTTTCAAAAGAATACCATCATCCATCTCAATTATGATTAGTTCCTGACCAACTTCCCAGCCATGAGCCTTCCGTAATGGTTCAGGAATAATTACTTGCCCTTCATCGGAGACTTTTGTTATTTCCATGAGGTAAAAACTAGAAAAATAAAGATTTTGTAGGAATTATAGCTGGTTGCTTACGCCTG
This window contains:
- a CDS encoding type II toxin-antitoxin system VapC family toxin; the encoded protein is MVAVDTNIIVRLLTQDDKLQYQQSLEIFQNHDVFIPDIVILETEWVLRFAYKFQREEICTALRKLFGLLNVHLNKCQFNCSSVAMA
- a CDS encoding AbrB/MazE/SpoVT family DNA-binding domain-containing protein codes for the protein MEITKVSDEGQVIIPEPLRKAHGWEVGQELIIIEMDDGILLKPKKSFPETTLDEVAGCLKYQGTPKTIEDMENAICQGIEESWHGRG